ggtagatttattattcttgcacttttatgacgctttccttttatgccttccaagtgtttgataaaatgcttggttggatgttagagtagCTTTTTGAGCTTTCTTGGCTTGGAAGAGAAATTAGGTAATCTTGAGTCATGAATAACCAATTTGGGTTgatgatctagagttgttagttaatattgtTTCCTTTGATGCTAGTCTtttgctaattcaattagtaagttgactaggacttttggattgagattaactagtcttatttgactttctTTGAATGTTGGAGATGACATTGTACCTTCTCCCATTGGAGATAACTAAATAGGATAAATTCTTGATAATTGTTATGTTATGATTAATGACTAGATAAAAACCCTagattctcaatccttgccatgaatgcCTCTTTTTAGTAGTTGTTATCTTTAGTtgcttgattttattttcttgcacttttatcaACCCTCACCTTGGATACCATAACCAATAATGTGCACACCTcactgcaattccttgagaaaaCAACCCtggactaatactctcggttatttttattgggaTGGACCTGTGACAActaaaattaaactttaattgAGCATTACTTGTCggtttggaactatacttgcaacgaagtTATTTTCTTCTAACCGAGAAGAAATTCCTAACCGTCGGTTTTGCTCTTTCAGTACGCATGCACCATGTGTACGCATGAATCCTCAATTTCCCATGTCTTGTGTGTACACATGTAGCATGGgtactgataaaccactatttcatggtttatattgtatttaattgagtggttttatcaagcttttcacccacttattcataggatttgcatgattttacaattccttcctagtttagttttatgattgaaaacatgcttctttggtcttaatttagctaatcttaatcctctcttattaccattcgatgccttgttctgtgtgttaagtgtttcaggcttcatagggcaggaatggcttagagaatgaagaggaagcgtgcaaaaatggaaggaacacaaggaattgaggagatgaccagcgagaagtcacgcggtcgcatggctcacgcgaccgcgcgaaatggaagaaatcggAGTGACTCGTTCgcatgcctgacgcgaccgcgcagattggaagctgcacgaatgacgcgaatgcgtggacgacgcgcatgcgtggtacaaaaaacgctgagtgacgcgatcgcgtggacgacgtggacgcgtgacgtgcgcaaTCTGCAGAATTGCAAAAGttgctggcagagattctgggccgcatttcaacccagttttcggcccagaaacacagattaaagtcagggaacatgcagagactcaacatgctttcataactcacaattttaggttttagatgtagtttttagtgagagaggttctctcctctctcttaggttttaggattaggattcctcttaaaggatttagaatttcaactcttcatcaggttcaatatttcttttactttatatttctcttttactttcagatactttaatgctcTCATTTAATTACTTATGTTGCCAGATTGACTTATGAATTCtttatgtttagattgattttctcttattaatgcaattgaggtatttcagatctaagattcttatttagctttttatattattggctttaattgattaactggaagctcttgagttatcagctattcaggattgattgttatgtcggctGATTAATTGGAATtgcactaactctagtctttccttaggagttggctaggacttgggaaatctaaccaattggttcacttgactttcccttgcttacgcaaaggttaactaagtgtgattaacttccattctcataggagtaactaggataggactttcgaattttcatatcttgccaagactttattttatagttaattatttattttatttgtcatttaatttacttgttcctcactttcaaaacccAATTTaccaaactcataaccaataataagaacatacctccctgcaattccttgagaagacgacccgaggtttgaatactcggttatcaattttaaaaagggtttgttacttgtgacaaccaaaatgtttgtaagaaaggacttctgttggtttaggagctatacttgcaacgagtaCCAAATTGTAAAGATTCTTAGACCACGCAAAGTTCTTCTCTTCAAGACCGAGGCCTTAGCCTCCATCACGGGCCCCAGTGTCGGAAGTTCTTCTGGAGACAAGTCAAAACCTGATTTAGAATCTCTGAGATTGTAATCTCGGACAACAAAAACTATTTCATGAACAAACGATTCAGGGAATTCCTTGAGGGTCTCGacgtctgatgagcggataatttatacgctttttggcattatttttaggaagtttttagtaagttttagttactttttagtatatttttattagtttctatgcaaaaatcacatttctggactttactatgagtttttgagtttttctgtgattttaggtattttctggctgaaattgagggacctgagcaaaaatcttattcaaaggctgagaaaggactacagatgctgttggattctgaccctcctacACACAaagtgaattttttggagctaccaAAGCCCAATTGATGCACTTttaattgcattggaaagtagacatcttgggcgttccagaaatgtataatagttcatactttgcccgagatttgatggcccaaactggcgtccaaacgaCCACCaaagacccttttctggcgtaaaatgccagaactggcaccaaagctggagttaaacgcccaaactggcacccaagctagtgtttaactccaagaagaatctatgcacgtgaaagcttcaatgctcagcccaagcacacaccaagtgggcccgaaactggatttctgcactatctgcacttagttactcattttctgtaaacctagtttactagtttagtataaatagcactttttactattgtattcatatcTTTGGATGACTTCTTGATCCTTTGATTAGGTCTTCTTcccctattttcgaattcttatgccatttgggaggctggccattcggccatgcctagaccttttgttcttatgtattttcaactgtggagtttctacacctcatatattaaggtgaggagctctgctgttcctcatgaaataatgcaagtactattgtttttctttcaatttacgcctacttcttctccaacatatactctcgtacttaatttagttaagtcagactgaaggggtgatctgtgacaatcacccactatcttcagtactcgcttagccaagatccgtgtgcctgacaaccacaagtcgtctacatgatgttcaacgtagtcattggatgccagctggagtatattctcttgggtctctaatcCATGCGTTTGAATAGCATCTCCtaacaacagagcattcaaatcaGTGAGATCAAaacctttgtggtataggctagaaacaaTTGGTAGCATTTCTGAGattcagaaagtctaaaccttgtctgtggtattttgagtaggatctgggaggggatgactgtgacgagcttcaaactcacaactgttgggcgcagtgacagtgcgcaaaaagatcaatggatcttattccgacacaagtgagaaccgacagatgattagccctgcggTGAGAACTGTAGTGGGACCATTTTCAcagagaggacggatggtatcCATTGACAACGGTTATCCACCAACTTACAACTTGCCATCGAAGGGAGTGCACATGATTGGATGGAAGCAATAGggaagcagaggttcagaagcaacaaagcatctccaaatgcttatctgaaattccgaatgaattgcataagtatctctattttattttatattttatttatctattaattatcaagacctcataaccatttgaatccacctgactcatgtaaggtattacttggacgacccagtgcactagctggttagttgtgcggagttgtgaaaagtgtgatcacaatttcgtgcaccaattctTTTGGCACCGTtcctggggattgttcgagtttggacaactgatggttcatcttgttgcttagattgggtaattttattttatgcttaagctttttgtttttattttcgaaaaatacaaaaaaatttaaaaaaatcataaaaaccaaaaaaatattttgtgtttcttgtttgagtctagtgtcaaatcctaagtttggtgtctattgcatgttttcaattttcctaagttttcgaaaaaattcgtgcattgtgttcttctgtGATCTTCGAGTGGTTCTTTATGATTTCCTTTGTCTGATCTAATGATTTTCCTGTTTTgtgttttatgttgtttttcatatgcattttcaaaatcatagtgtttgaacattcaaaatttctaagtttggtgtcttgcatgtctttcctttcttaaaagattttcaaaaatatgtccttgatgttcatcataatcttcaaagtgttcttggtgtttatCTTGACATTCAAGGTGTCCTTGCATGCATTACTTGTTTTGATCTTGCattttttatggtttattttattttgttatttttctctctcttcgttaaaaattcaaaaataaaaaagatatattttcaagtaaataatacagagaaatgaagattcagaacataaaGCAGAAGAATCatagagaaaaagagctcactggCAATAAAATGCTAGTAAAGAGgcactttgggcgttaaacgccagaaaagctatcattctgggcgtttaatgccaataaagctatcattctgggcgttaaacgccagaatgggcaacattctgggcgttaaatggcagcattctgggcgtttagaaaaatgcccagtaaagaaggatttctggcgtttaacgccagccagggtatctggctgggcgttaaactcccaaagaggtagcattctgggcgttaaacgccaaaatggatAGCAtcctaggcgtttaacgccatgaTGATACAAAGGAGGTAATTTCATTcccaattcaatttttttttcaaattttcatgttttaattcataattttaaaatcttatctttccacattttcaaaaaaatccttgctaacaatcaatgttttgattaaaaaaattgcaagtttgttactttcttgttaagaaatgttcaatctttgaattttagaatcatatcttttaatttctcgttagtcaagtcatcaattttaaaaatcaaatctttttcaatcatatcttttcaatcatatctttttaaaaccatatctttttcaatcaaatatttttcaatcatatctttttaaattttgatttcaaactctttttctaacttcttatctttttaaaattattttcaaatttttttcaactaattactatttcttatctttttcaaaaccacctaaccacttttccacttccaattttcgaaaatcactaaccactttttcaaaaatctttttaattaactaattattttaattttaattttcgaaaactctctctctctcatctctttctatttatttgccAACACATCTCTTCTACTTATAATTCAaacattctctctctctctgtgttcgaatttttctcatTCTCTCTTGAcctcattcttctattcttcttttcttcttacaCCTTAAgcaatctctatactgtgacatagaggatttcactACTCCCTttgctctcttctttttcatatgagcagaaacagggataaaaacattcttgttgaagctgatcctgaacctgaaaggactctgaagaagaagctaagagaagctaaagcacaacattCCAAAAAGGACCTTacagaaaaattcaaaaaagaagtagacatggcagccgaacccaacaacaatgccagAGATGCAAgaaagatgcttggtgactatgctGCACCAACTTCTAatttctatggaagaagcatctcaattcctgtcattggagcaaacaactttgagcttaaacctcaattagtttctctaatgtagcagaattgcaagtttcatggacttccatcggaagatcctcatcagttcttagctgaattcgtGAAAATCTGTGATattgttaagaccaatggggttgatcctgaggtTTACAGACTTGTGTTTTTTCcctttgctgtgagagacagagctagaacatggttggactcacaacctagagaaagcttgaactcttgggacaagctggtcaatgctttcttgaccaaattctttccacctcaaaagatgagcaagctcAGAGTGGAcatccaaaccttcagacagaaggaagttgaatccctctatgaagcttggaaaagatacaagcaattaaccaaaaggtgtccttctgacatgtttccagaatggagcatcatatgtatatttGATAAACCAGTATTTtctggtttatcttgtatttaattgagtgatttttatcaagtctttacccacttattcatatgatttgcatggctTTACAACTCCTTCCTATTCTTgatctatggttgaaaacttgcttcctagaagtctttaatttgtgtattttaattctcctttataccattcgatgccgtgatccgtgtgttaagtgttttacactttatagggcatgaatagCTTAAAGGatagagaggaagcttgcaaaaaaatagaaggaacacaagaaactaaggagataaccagcgagcagcgacgcgcacgcatggctcacgcgtgcACGTGACATGGAGAAAATTGcactgacgcgtgcgcgtgcctgatgcgtacgcgtggattggagttATGCAATATGATGCGAGCGCGTGCTTGACGCAAATGCGTGACACGCCAAAACAACCAGcgatgcgaacgcgtgactgacatgtacacgtgacatgcgcgatctacAGAATTAACAGAAAATGTTGGGGGTGATTTCGGGCCGTGTTTTGACCcaattttcggcccagaaacacagactaaagcaagggaacatgcagagactcgagacaacattcattattcacaattttagttttagatgtagtttttctagagagagaggctctctcctctctcttagtttttaggatttaggatttcttagGTTAGGtttacttcttcttcattccaggttcaatgttcctttacattggtttctcttctatttttattcattctattactttgatttatgaattctcatgttagatttgattttatatttaatataatttgaggtatttcagatttatgattgctttcttttatttatgatataaataatttggatttttccccTTTGGCCTTGGttaagtaattggtgacacttgagttatcaaactcggTGCTGATTAAAAATTGGAAATTGCTTATTGATTTAGATTCCTCTAACGCTAGTCTTTCCATAAGAGTTGACCAGGATTTGAGGAATCAAACTGATTAGTcaacttgactttcctttatttagtaagggttaactaagtgggagcaataaacaattctcatcacaactgataaggataactaggatgggatttccagttctcataccttgccaagagtttttctagttattaatttattttcttgccatctaattccttgttcaaacctttcaaaaaacccaaaagatatttttccctaaccaataataaatcataccttCATGCAatttccttgagagacgacccgaggtttaaatacttcggttataaattttactgggtttgctttagtgacaaacaagttttttttttgtagaaaggatttttgttggtttagaagctatactttcaacgagagcttatttgtaaaattctagaccacgtAAGAATccgttcatcaaaatggcgccgttgccggggaattgcaaacgtgtgccttattattggttattgtaaataattgattttttgtttctttgttagtgtttctagttttaggagtttattttcattaatttctattagtttttatttctttaatttctactatgaattctcacccctctggtttcaagtttggttccaatgttgttataaggaatggaagctataatgaGAACAAGCATCAAGGTTTGAAGAATCAAAGATGGGATGAGCTataaggatttgatcaacctgatgccagggcatcttggccagtttcactgaccttttctttactgtttttaaggtagtttcatgcattttcttaggaaataagctagttttgggtggatattcacttataccttgattcaagcatacattgtgcattttacatgattttatgaggattttgcatgagtttagtgacaaattgtatgttgcattacccatgacttggactagaactttgatgcactctattgcttgatttcaggaccaaaggaagcaaggaagaaccacttagcagtcacgttaatctaattaacgtacCACTAAtgtggaatgggaggtaacttgcaaagttaatgagaaaagtgattgccaataacgctctcgaagccatcattgcccacgttaagagtcacgttaactaagttaacgtgaactctaacgtgaagaagggactttgagccaacgttagtgacacttaacattatcactaacgttggccaatgatcataagtggccacgttaaagtccacgttaacttagttaacgtggcctctaacgttaaaagggggaaggaagccaacgttagtgacactcaacattgtcactaacgttggcctaaggtgcacACACAACGTAAGAGGCAAGGgaggtcgacaacgttagtgacacccaacattgtcactaacgttggaagcacccacaaaaccccaaggagccacgttaactttcacgttaacttagttaacgtggaagctaacgttgataagtgaaagatgagccaacgttggtgacactcaacattcactaacgttggggatggctaagaatggccacgttagaagccacgttaacctagttaacgtgggactttaacgtgagacatagggcacactagaacgttagtgacaatgttaagtgtcactaacgttctcgaaagttggcaaggccacgttagaagccacgttaacctagttaacgtgggctctaacgtgaggcaaaggggtacattggaacgttagtgacaatgttgagtgtcactaacgttcttgAACTCATACTTTTACTAAACGTTAACACCCctaacgtcctgagctaaagtctctgcccacttcacactttctctctgcaagtagaaccaagcccaaatgaagaagagaacggcttcaaactcaagatataaaggcccaagacttgaagagccaactagaagctgagaagagtagtatatataggagtagctttgaattatttgGGAGTTCTGGGAGTTGGAAaatagcactactctctgtatttttaccttctctgctcttctagttccatgatgtattctccatctttgttttcattttctagagctatgaacaactaaacccttttcattgggttagggagctctgttgtaatttgatggatcaatactagttttccttattcttcttctatcttttctcttgattttacttgaaagctttcgatcttcatcccattgggtagttatcttggaaaagaaactattcaaaattggatctcttctgagccttgaaagaggaataaagagatcaagctagaaatgctttctcatgctggaccaaattgggtttggatggatatgtgactataatcctctcaatacttgatttgataaatgcatgtggtataatcagtgaccacacttcatctcttctcatgagcaattgaccaaggaattggctattgatcaagatttgagagattgaattgcaagaaattgtaattcaatcaattaagattgacaaggagatcaatgagtgcattgattgaggaagagatgaaaatgaacttgattcGGAGAATTACAACATCTCCTgcgcccaatgaactccccaattctgatctcacccattctctttaatttctgcgtttacttttatgagcaaacaccccattcccatttacaattctgcaatttactttcagtcatttactttcagccctttaattctagcatttactttttctgtcatttacattcccgcTATTTCATTTTCTGCAAatctcaacccaaattctgaattcgctcaactagaacattcttcaaattaaagttgcttgatcaatcaatccctgtgggattcgacctcactctattgtgagtttttacttgacgacaaattcggtacacttgctgaaggaaatttgttgagagacagtttccacctgcatcaagtttatggcgctgTTGCCGCGGATTGATTGTGCATCAAGAATGATTAGATtggaagatcactagattgagcatttttttttgttgaattaactttctgtttgagtaatttactttctgtcttagttaacttcttcccttccccctctaCTCTTTCATGTTCTTTGTTATTTACCATTCAGTttgctaacccactaactgtttgatatattgCATCACTCACAACTAACAGTAATTCTGACATCAATACTATATGCATATATTGTTACTTGCTTGTActtgttggttgtatgacagggagaagaagcggggcttcaacttccttcgattctgaaccagagaggaccctccttagattaaggagggaagcaagagaaAAACGTGCAATCGGTgctgaagaggaggaggaacacTTTGAACTAAACATGGAAGGCAACATGGAAAACCAACATGAAGAAGAGGCTAATAACCATGGGGGAGGAGGTAGAGCAAATCATGCTGGGGAGGATAGAAGAGTGTTAGGCTCTTACATCAATCCAAACCCAGGCaactgtgggagcagcattcagaagcccaccatacatgccaacaatttcgagttaaaacctcagctcatcactcttgtgcagaataattgctcatttggagtaggtgctcaagaagatccgaatcaacacttgaccaccttcttgaggatttgtgacacagtgaagtccaatggagtccaccaggatgtctataggctgctcttgttccctttttcactcagggacaaggcattcaaatggcttgaatccttcccaaaagaAAGCCTGACAAATTGGAAGGAGGTAGTGAATAAGTTTTTGGCAAGgttttacccccctcaaaggatcaataggctaAGAACTGAAGTGCAGACGTTCAGAGAGCAAGATGgggagacactttatgaagcttgggaaaggttcaaagacctaacaaggagatgcccaccagagatgtttaatgagtaggtccaacttcacatcttctatgaaggtctttcctatgagtcaaagaaggctgtggatcattcatcaggaggctctttgaacaagaagaaaaccattgaagaagccatagatgtcatcgaaacagttgctgagaatgactacttctatgcctctgaaagaagtaacactagaggagtaatggagcttaaccacatggatgcactgttagcccaaaacaagatgatcaccaagcagctagctgaCCTCACCAAGAAGATAGAGAGGAACCAAGTGGCAGCCATTACCACTTCACCAATAACCCAAGAAGGAATGGATGAAGAGGCAGAGGGTAACCTTGAGCAAGCCAACTACATTGGGAATTCACCTAGACAgaaccatgatccatactccaaaacctACAACTCTGGATAgaggaaccacccaaactttgggtgggagAATCAGCAAGATCAAAGCCAAGACCAGAGACGTTACAACTCCAACAATAATGCAGCTCATCAACAATTCACACAGGGgacatatcaacacccccacAACAACACTTCTCCACACCCATATCAAAACCAAAACAACACCTCTACTCCCAATCCACCATCATTTGATGACAAGCTCTCTAAGATTGAAGCCTTACTTGAAGGAATATGCCAAGAGATTCAAGAAAACAAGGTGTTCAAAGAGGAGGTGCAAGCCAATATTAAGAACCAGGGAGAGACCATCAAGAAGCTGGAATTCCAAGTGGGATGCTTAGCTGAGAAGTTTCCCAAACCCACTGATAGCTTCCCAAGTGACACGGAGAAAAACCCAAGAGGCGAAGcaaagaaagtaagatgggaagaTTGCAAAATGGTCACTACAAGTGATCAAGAGGATGAAGACAAGCAAAGCAAACTCTCCCAACAGCCTGAAGACAACTCAACAGAGGAGGAGGATagagatcaccaagaaccagaAATCTCACAACAAGAGTTGCTTAAGCTCTATGCACCATTTCCCCAACTGCTCAATGGTGCTGTggggaagagaatatactcaagGTTCCTAGACTTGTTTGCATCTCTGTATGTGAACATACCATTCATCAAGGCCATCCAACAAATGCCTGCATTCATCAAGTATATGAAGGAATTTCTTCCCAGGAAAAGCTCACTCAAAGGAGGTCAAACTATAGTGTTGaacaaggaatgtagtgccCTTATTCAACCTGAGTTGCCTGCAAAAAGAaaagatccagggagttttcacatcccctgtgccataggagaaacaatCTTCGATAGAGCACTCTGTGATTTGggggcaagcatcaacttacTGCCATTATCCTTGGTAAAGAGGCTGTAGATCAATGAGATAATGCCCACAGATGTGGTCATCAGACTGGCTGACAAGACTCAAAAgcaagcaataggagtggtGGAAAATGTGTTGCTAAAGGTTGGGAAATACTTTCTCCTTACAGACTTTGTCATCCTGGACATGGAAGAGAGTCACACTCACCCAATCATAttgggaagacccttcctagctacggcaagagcactcatagatgtggaGAAAGGGGAGCTAATATTGAGGATCCATGATGAACGACTCAGCTTTAATATCTTCAAATTCTCACAAGAAGCAGACCAAGAGCACAAGGAACCAAGCAAAGATCATAATGAGAtgttgaaggaggaagcaagcacTGAAGCACACCCAACCTATCTGGAGACCCCTTTGGTTGATAAACAAGGGAATCAGCAACCACCACAGCTCAAGGAAAAGTTAGAGGAACCTAAACCTCTAGAGGGATGTGAAGACAACATCAAAACCCCCTTAGAGGAAGAAGTTATCAAGAACAAGGCAATATCAAAAGACACAAGGAAGAAGGTACCAAGGAGGTGGAGGAACAAAAAGATCCCTACAGAAGACTTTTCTCCAGGGGATAGAGTGATCTCAGCTTACTTCCCAGACATTCCCCCTAATCTCCCTACTGTACCATCTCAGTTACCTAAAGTCTTCACAGTCAACAGAGTTCTTTCCCTGGAACATGTAGAGATCATTGATACAACCAATGGATACAAGTCCACAGCAAGAGGGGAGGACTTCAAGCATTACCAACCACCCTAATGAGGGAgaaacgtcaagctagtgacgctaaagaagcgcttcatgggaggcaacccatttTTTTATATGCTTTCAGAAGATAGTGAATAAGTCAATATTT
Above is a genomic segment from Arachis stenosperma cultivar V10309 chromosome 1, arast.V10309.gnm1.PFL2, whole genome shotgun sequence containing:
- the LOC130934834 gene encoding uncharacterized protein LOC130934834 is translated as MVATMAEAINNMASHLSSCIPSTPIDKCGGSTKEHSDGVNLKFQGEEDELKQEVQQGEGVETIEPKRVVGDLGDVRSPWECRIREPSPKKFDIDVEEGVGPPKHIIVRDIEERNHPNFGWENQQDQSQDQRRYNSNNNAAHQQFTQGTYQHPHNNTSPHPYQNQNNTSTPNPPSFDDKLSKIEALLEGICQEIQENKVFKEEVQANIKNQGETIKKLEFQVGCLAEKFPKPTDSFPSDTEKNPRGEAKKVRWEDCKMVTTSDQEDEDKQSKLSQQPEDNSTEEEDRDHQEPEISQQELLKLYAPFPQLLNGAVGKRIYSRFLDLFASLYVNIPFIKAIQQMPAFIKYMKEFLPRKSSLKGGQTIVLNKECSALIQPELPAKRKDPGSFHIPCAIGETIFDRALCDLGASINLLPLSLVKRL